One region of Termitidicoccus mucosus genomic DNA includes:
- the fmt gene encoding methionyl-tRNA formyltransferase, translating to MRTVFLGSDPIALPLLDWLADGEGRAHAQLAAVYTQPDRPVGRGQKIQPNAIKAWALARNLPVFQPEKLTPAARGEFAALAPDLALVMAYGHILRDDFIATPRFGTLNLHASLLPAWRGASPIQTAIASGGRETGVSLMRIVRQLDAGPVADVERVAIAPLDTALDVEQKLAAACVPLLARALPRLREGALSFTPQDDANASYCRRLVKSDGALDFREPAATLAARINGLYPWPACSVEINDQPVKFGLAGVLDGENAAAPTMPAPGEVLPPASDTLHIATGAGILHILRLQRPGGKMLPASDFLRGFPIHPGTILPSTAMPSLAAEPRGSGK from the coding sequence ATGCGCACCGTTTTCCTTGGCTCCGATCCCATCGCGCTTCCGCTCCTTGACTGGCTCGCGGACGGCGAAGGCCGCGCGCACGCGCAACTCGCCGCTGTCTACACCCAGCCCGACCGGCCGGTCGGGCGCGGGCAAAAAATCCAGCCCAACGCCATCAAAGCCTGGGCGCTCGCGCGCAACCTTCCCGTCTTCCAACCCGAAAAGCTCACTCCCGCCGCCCGCGGCGAATTCGCCGCGCTCGCGCCCGACCTCGCGCTCGTGATGGCCTACGGGCACATCCTGCGCGACGACTTCATCGCCACGCCGCGATTCGGCACGCTCAACCTCCACGCCTCGCTCCTGCCCGCCTGGCGCGGCGCCTCGCCCATCCAGACCGCCATCGCCAGCGGCGGACGCGAGACCGGCGTCAGCCTCATGCGCATCGTCCGCCAGCTCGACGCCGGCCCCGTGGCCGATGTCGAGCGCGTGGCCATCGCGCCGCTCGACACCGCGCTTGACGTCGAGCAGAAACTGGCCGCCGCCTGCGTCCCGCTCCTCGCCCGCGCCCTTCCGCGCCTTCGCGAAGGCGCGCTCTCGTTCACGCCGCAGGACGACGCGAACGCCTCCTACTGCCGCCGTCTCGTGAAATCCGATGGCGCGCTGGATTTCCGCGAACCCGCCGCCACACTCGCCGCCCGCATCAACGGCCTTTATCCCTGGCCCGCGTGTTCGGTCGAAATCAACGACCAGCCGGTCAAATTTGGCTTGGCCGGGGTGCTGGACGGCGAGAACGCCGCCGCTCCAACCATGCCCGCGCCCGGCGAAGTCCTTCCCCCCGCATCCGACACGCTGCACATCGCCACCGGCGCGGGCATCCTCCACATCCTCCGCCTCCAGCGCCCCGGCGGCAAAATGCTCCCGGCCTCCGACTTTTTGCGCGGCTTCCCGATCCATCCCGGCACGATTCTCCCTTCGACCGCAATGCCAAGCCTCGCGGCGGAGCCGCGAGGAAGTGGCAAGTAA
- a CDS encoding IS5 family transposase (programmed frameshift), which yields MELTKEHLERIKDSLPVERGNVSIDVLSFLNGVLYVAENGCKWRRLPERFGNWHTIYTRMNRWSKSGVWDRVFERLQKEGLVHLELKVVSLDSTSVKVHPDGTGAGEKNGPQAIGKSRGGRNTKIHLAAANDVHALGFRLSPGQNGDGPEGRELIGELGCPRHGCALAMDMAYEGNETRGLACLLGFKPVVPPNPLRRKPWKLNQALYRQRNHVERLFRRIKGFRRVFTRYDKLDVLFRSFVSFALSWLLLNSANRS from the exons ATGGAACTGACGAAGGAACACCTGGAGAGAATCAAGGACAGCCTGCCGGTGGAGCGGGGCAATGTGAGCATTGATGTGCTGAGCTTTCTAAACGGGGTGCTGTATGTGGCGGAGAACGGGTGCAAATGGAGGAGATTGCCGGAGAGGTTTGGGAACTGGCACACGATCTACACGCGGATGAATCGCTGGAGCAAAAGCGGAGTATGGGACCGGGTGTTCGAGCGGCTGCAGAAGGAAGGGCTGGTGCATCTGGAGCTGAAGGTGGTGTCGCTGGACAGTACCAGCGTGAAGGTCCACCCCGATGGGACCGGGGCGG GAGAAAAAAACGGGCCTCAGGCGATCGGCAAATCACGAGGAGGCCGGAACACCAAGATTCATCTGGCTGCCGCGAATGATGTCCATGCCCTCGGCTTCCGCCTCTCGCCCGGGCAGAACGGCGACGGACCCGAGGGACGCGAGCTGATTGGCGAGTTGGGATGCCCGAGGCATGGATGCGCCCTGGCCATGGACATGGCCTACGAAGGCAACGAAACCCGCGGCTTGGCCTGCCTGCTCGGCTTCAAGCCTGTCGTCCCGCCCAACCCGTTGCGTCGAAAACCCTGGAAACTCAACCAGGCACTTTACCGCCAGCGCAACCACGTCGAGCGCCTCTTCCGCCGCATCAAGGGCTTCCGTCGCGTCTTCACCCGCTACGACAAGCTCGATGTCCTCTTCCGCTCTTTCGTCTCCTTCGCTCTCTCTTGGCTACTCCTCAATAGTGCTAACAGGTCCTAG
- the radC gene encoding RadC family protein, with translation MHSVSAATSVSAPCLPEASSVTNRLREMIPGERPQERLQRLGPAALGDTELLAMLLRSGTRGHDVLSLAARLLAAAGSLGNLISWREADYRKLKGIGRVKALQLITVMEIARRVIGRQAGEAPVLDSPAAAAAYLLPVCAGLEVEKFWVLCLNRKNRLLKRVEITSGTATASLAHPREVFREAIREGAVAILCMHNHPSGDPRPSAQDIQVTRQLRDASRVIGIDLVDHIIVGRKEADPAGAGFYSFREAGLV, from the coding sequence ATGCACTCCGTCTCTGCCGCCACCTCTGTGTCCGCCCCCTGTTTGCCGGAAGCCAGTTCGGTTACTAATCGATTGCGCGAGATGATTCCGGGCGAGCGTCCGCAGGAGCGGCTGCAACGCCTCGGTCCGGCCGCGCTCGGCGACACGGAACTGCTCGCGATGCTGCTGCGCAGCGGCACGCGCGGGCACGACGTGCTGTCCCTCGCCGCGCGGCTGCTGGCGGCGGCGGGCTCGCTGGGCAATCTCATCTCCTGGCGCGAGGCGGACTATCGGAAACTCAAGGGCATCGGGCGCGTGAAGGCGCTGCAACTCATCACGGTCATGGAAATCGCGCGGCGCGTCATCGGCCGGCAGGCGGGCGAGGCGCCGGTGCTGGATTCGCCGGCCGCGGCCGCCGCGTATCTGCTGCCGGTTTGCGCGGGGCTTGAGGTGGAGAAATTCTGGGTGCTGTGCCTCAACCGAAAAAACCGCCTGCTCAAGCGCGTGGAAATCACCTCCGGCACCGCGACGGCGAGCCTCGCCCATCCGCGTGAGGTTTTCCGCGAGGCGATACGCGAGGGCGCCGTGGCCATCCTCTGCATGCACAATCATCCCAGCGGCGACCCGCGTCCGAGCGCGCAGGACATCCAGGTGACGCGGCAGCTCCGCGACGCGTCGCGCGTGATCGGGATCGATCTGGTCGATCACATCATCGTCGGTCGGAAGGAAGCCGACCCGGCGGGCGCGGGATTTTATAGTTTCCGCGAAGCGGGGTTGGTGTGA
- a CDS encoding MarR family winged helix-turn-helix transcriptional regulator: protein MPLLLLKDLPRYECLLEATKRFPELEPRAVEVYLHLLRTSDEVFDLVEKNLAGHHITPGRFMVLMLLWHDAEALPHCRTPASLADCAGVTRATMTGLIDTLERDGLVIRKPDPTDRRMMSVSLTPKGETLMKTALPGHMRIVTDLMAPLTAEEQKTFVALLRKIAAHADTLRDEGTAAPAFDGGT from the coding sequence ATGCCACTTTTGCTGCTAAAGGATCTGCCGCGTTATGAGTGCCTGCTGGAGGCAACGAAACGCTTTCCCGAGTTGGAGCCACGGGCCGTCGAGGTGTATTTGCATTTGCTGCGCACGAGCGACGAGGTCTTCGATCTCGTGGAAAAGAACCTCGCCGGGCACCATATCACGCCGGGCCGGTTCATGGTGCTGATGCTGCTTTGGCACGACGCGGAGGCCCTGCCGCATTGCCGGACACCGGCGTCGCTCGCGGATTGCGCGGGGGTCACGCGCGCCACGATGACCGGCCTGATCGACACCCTCGAACGCGACGGGCTCGTCATCCGCAAGCCCGATCCGACCGACCGCCGCATGATGTCGGTAAGCCTCACGCCCAAAGGCGAGACGTTGATGAAGACGGCGTTGCCCGGGCACATGCGCATAGTGACGGACCTCATGGCGCCGCTCACGGCGGAGGAGCAAAAAACCTTTGTCGCCCTGCTCCGCAAAATCGCCGCGCATGCCGACACATTGCGCGACGAGGGGACGGCCGCACCGGCTTTTGACGGAGGCACTTGA
- a CDS encoding efflux RND transporter periplasmic adaptor subunit, whose amino-acid sequence MSRLKVSLLAIGGFLGIIALVVVIKGVQINHLVNMPQDEPVTTVTAAPVLNDSWQSHLAAIGSLAPVEGVTVAAELGGKITRIAFDAGSTVKAGDVLVQLDTATEEAQLRAAEAAVELAKINLDRSRELLAKSTISKAEFDTNDAQFKQASAQADNIRAVIAKKTIRAPFAGRLGIRLVNLGQILNPGDAIVPLQSLDPIFVDFSLPQQRLGQVAAAQPVRVVTDADAGAVFEGKITAINPEVDAATRNVRVQATLRNPDEQLRPGMFVNVTVLLPHTSKVVAVPATAVLYAPYGDSVFIIEDKKDEKTGEAVKGSDGKPVQILRKEVVRLGEQRGDFIAVTSGLKGGETVVTSGVFKLRDKIPVVVDNKLAPIAQLAPKPNDT is encoded by the coding sequence ATGTCCCGACTCAAAGTCTCCCTCCTCGCCATCGGCGGTTTCCTCGGCATCATCGCGCTCGTCGTCGTCATCAAGGGCGTGCAAATCAACCACCTCGTCAACATGCCCCAGGACGAGCCGGTCACGACGGTCACCGCCGCGCCCGTGCTCAATGATTCGTGGCAGTCGCACCTCGCCGCCATCGGCTCGCTCGCGCCGGTCGAGGGCGTGACGGTCGCCGCCGAGCTGGGCGGCAAGATCACGCGCATCGCCTTTGACGCCGGCTCGACCGTGAAGGCCGGCGACGTGCTCGTGCAACTCGACACCGCCACCGAGGAGGCGCAACTCCGCGCCGCCGAGGCCGCCGTCGAACTCGCAAAGATCAATCTCGACCGCTCGCGCGAACTGCTCGCCAAATCGACCATCTCGAAGGCCGAGTTCGACACCAACGACGCGCAGTTCAAGCAGGCCTCCGCGCAGGCCGACAACATCCGCGCGGTCATCGCCAAAAAAACCATCCGCGCGCCCTTTGCCGGCCGCCTCGGCATCCGCCTCGTGAACCTCGGCCAGATCCTCAATCCCGGCGACGCCATCGTCCCGCTCCAGTCGCTCGACCCGATCTTCGTGGACTTCTCCCTCCCGCAACAGCGCCTCGGGCAAGTCGCCGCCGCGCAGCCGGTGCGCGTCGTGACCGACGCCGACGCCGGTGCCGTGTTCGAGGGCAAAATCACCGCCATCAATCCCGAGGTGGACGCCGCCACGCGCAACGTCCGCGTGCAAGCCACGCTCCGCAATCCCGACGAGCAACTCCGCCCCGGCATGTTTGTCAACGTGACCGTGCTCCTGCCGCACACCAGCAAGGTGGTCGCCGTGCCCGCCACCGCCGTGCTCTACGCGCCGTATGGCGACTCGGTGTTTATCATCGAGGACAAAAAGGACGAGAAAACCGGCGAGGCCGTGAAGGGCTCCGACGGCAAACCCGTGCAAATCCTGCGCAAGGAAGTCGTGCGCCTCGGCGAGCAGCGCGGCGATTTCATCGCGGTGACGAGCGGCCTGAAGGGCGGCGAGACGGTTGTCACCAGCGGCGTGTTCAAGCTGCGCGACAAGATCCCGGTCGTCGTCGACAACAAACTCGCGCCCATCGCCCAGCTCGCGCCGAAACCAAACGACACCTGA
- a CDS encoding efflux RND transporter permease subunit — MKSFTDIFIQRPVLAIVVNLVIIIAGIQAYFFTLSVRQYPRSDNASITINTVYIGADAELVRGFITTPIERSIAAADGIDYIRSQSSLGLSSITVRLKLNYDPLKALSEITTLVNQVRGDLPPEAEIPVINVQSADSEFASAYLSFNSTELLPNEITDYLVRVVQPRLSALAGVQRAEIMGARTFAMRIWLKPDRMAALNISPAEVRSILAANNYLSALGRTKGSLVQVNLTANTAIRSVDEFKRLAIREGDGAIVRLGDIADVVLGAEDYDAEVRFNGETAVFIGVFPLPTANTLDVITAVRSEMDAIKRDLPRNLDGFIAYDATEYINNAIHEVYSTLADTLLIVIIVIFLFLGTLRSVIVPVIAIPLSLIGAVFLMQVFGFTINLLSLLAIVLSVGLVVDDAIVVVENVERHLRTGKTAIQAAIISARELVGPIVAMTITLVAVYLPVGLQGGLTGSLFREFAFTLAGAVTISGVVALTLSPMMASRLLRPDESERGFARVSTLVFEKFRAAYSYTLTGILRTRGVIYALWLVICGLGVFMIANTPAELAPSEDEGFIIGFAEQPPNATIDQLSPLGGAVYDAFKASPETDFVFQVTAPAMMFAGLVTKPWDQRDRTVAQILPEVQARISAIPGVNMNAFSPPALPGGGIFPIEFVIASTADTRELLEFATQIQQKAAASGKFLFPPSIDVKYDQPQAEFILDRDKVAALGLNLQQVGADIGAAIGGNYVNRFNIEGRSYKVIPQVKRVERLTPGQLQNIYVTGPGGKLIPLSTIATVENKTVPRSLNRFQQLNAVTIQGMTSVSLDEGLKLLENAAKEILPEGYFIDYTGESRQLRKEGGSTKFWYTLGFAAVLIFLVLAAQFNSFRDPIVILFGSVPLAIFGAGLFMFARFPVPQLHFWTDSFTTTFNIYSQVGLVTLVGLISKNGILIVEFANKLQEQGLSKLEALHQASLTRLRPVLMTSAATIAGHFPLTLVSGAGAAARNSIGLVLVGGMTIGTMLTLFVVPCLYMLFAKDHSKDRVIEAETAAIPAAAE; from the coding sequence GTGAAAAGCTTCACCGATATTTTCATCCAGCGCCCGGTCCTCGCGATCGTGGTCAACCTCGTCATCATCATCGCGGGCATCCAGGCGTATTTCTTCACGCTCAGCGTCCGCCAGTATCCGCGCTCCGACAACGCCAGCATCACCATCAACACCGTTTACATCGGCGCCGACGCCGAACTGGTGCGAGGCTTCATCACCACCCCCATCGAGCGCTCCATCGCCGCGGCCGACGGCATCGACTACATCCGGTCGCAAAGCTCGCTCGGCCTCTCGTCCATCACCGTCCGCCTCAAGCTCAACTACGATCCGCTCAAGGCGCTCTCCGAGATCACCACGCTCGTCAACCAAGTGCGCGGGGACCTGCCGCCCGAGGCGGAGATTCCCGTCATCAACGTCCAGTCCGCCGACAGCGAGTTCGCCTCCGCCTACCTCAGCTTTAATTCCACCGAGCTGCTGCCCAACGAGATCACCGACTATCTCGTGCGCGTGGTGCAGCCGCGCCTCTCCGCCCTGGCGGGCGTGCAGCGCGCCGAGATCATGGGCGCGCGCACCTTCGCCATGCGCATCTGGCTGAAACCCGACCGCATGGCCGCGCTCAACATCAGCCCCGCCGAGGTGCGCTCCATCCTCGCGGCCAACAACTACCTCTCCGCGCTCGGCCGCACCAAGGGCTCGCTCGTGCAGGTCAACCTCACGGCCAACACCGCCATCCGCTCCGTGGACGAGTTCAAGCGCCTCGCCATCCGCGAAGGCGACGGCGCGATCGTGCGCCTCGGCGACATCGCCGATGTCGTGCTCGGCGCCGAGGACTACGACGCCGAGGTGCGCTTCAACGGCGAGACCGCCGTGTTCATCGGCGTCTTCCCGCTGCCCACGGCCAACACGCTCGACGTCATCACCGCCGTCCGCTCCGAGATGGACGCCATCAAACGCGACCTCCCGCGCAATCTCGACGGCTTCATCGCCTACGACGCCACCGAATACATCAACAATGCGATCCACGAGGTTTACAGCACGCTCGCCGACACGCTCCTCATCGTCATCATCGTCATTTTCCTTTTCCTCGGCACGCTGCGCTCCGTCATCGTGCCGGTGATCGCGATTCCCCTTTCGCTCATCGGCGCGGTGTTCCTCATGCAGGTTTTCGGTTTCACCATCAACCTCCTCTCCCTCCTCGCCATCGTGCTCTCGGTCGGTCTCGTGGTGGACGACGCCATCGTCGTGGTGGAAAACGTCGAACGCCACCTGCGCACCGGGAAAACCGCCATCCAGGCCGCGATCATCAGCGCACGCGAACTCGTCGGCCCCATCGTCGCCATGACCATCACGCTGGTCGCCGTCTACCTGCCCGTGGGCTTGCAGGGCGGCCTCACCGGGTCGCTCTTCCGCGAGTTCGCGTTCACGCTCGCGGGCGCCGTCACCATCTCCGGAGTCGTGGCGCTCACGCTCTCGCCCATGATGGCGTCGCGCCTGCTCCGGCCCGACGAAAGCGAGCGCGGCTTCGCGCGCGTGTCCACGCTCGTCTTCGAAAAATTCCGGGCCGCCTATTCCTACACGCTCACCGGCATCCTGCGCACGCGCGGCGTCATTTACGCGCTGTGGCTCGTGATTTGCGGGCTCGGCGTGTTCATGATCGCCAACACGCCCGCCGAACTCGCGCCGTCCGAAGACGAGGGCTTCATCATCGGTTTCGCCGAGCAGCCGCCCAACGCCACCATCGACCAGCTCAGCCCGCTCGGCGGGGCCGTTTACGACGCCTTCAAGGCCAGCCCCGAGACCGACTTCGTTTTCCAGGTCACCGCGCCCGCCATGATGTTCGCCGGCCTCGTGACCAAGCCGTGGGACCAGCGCGACCGCACGGTCGCGCAGATCCTCCCCGAAGTGCAGGCGCGCATCTCCGCCATCCCCGGCGTCAACATGAATGCCTTCTCGCCCCCCGCGCTGCCCGGCGGCGGCATTTTCCCGATCGAGTTCGTGATCGCGTCCACGGCCGACACGCGCGAGTTGCTGGAGTTTGCCACGCAAATCCAGCAGAAGGCGGCCGCCAGCGGAAAGTTCCTCTTTCCCCCGAGCATCGACGTGAAATACGACCAGCCGCAGGCCGAGTTCATCCTCGACCGCGACAAGGTCGCCGCGCTCGGACTCAACCTCCAGCAGGTCGGCGCCGACATCGGCGCGGCCATCGGCGGCAACTACGTCAACCGCTTCAACATCGAGGGCCGCAGCTACAAGGTCATCCCGCAGGTCAAGCGCGTCGAGCGCCTCACGCCCGGCCAGCTCCAGAACATCTACGTCACCGGCCCGGGCGGAAAACTCATCCCGCTCAGCACCATCGCCACGGTGGAAAACAAAACCGTGCCGCGCTCGCTCAACCGCTTCCAGCAACTCAACGCCGTCACCATCCAGGGCATGACCAGTGTCTCGCTCGACGAGGGCCTGAAGTTGCTGGAAAACGCCGCCAAGGAAATCCTGCCCGAGGGCTACTTCATCGACTACACCGGCGAATCGCGCCAGCTCCGCAAGGAGGGCGGCAGCACGAAATTCTGGTACACGCTGGGATTTGCCGCGGTGCTGATCTTCCTCGTGCTCGCCGCGCAGTTCAACTCGTTCCGCGACCCGATCGTGATCCTCTTCGGCTCCGTGCCGCTCGCGATCTTCGGCGCGGGCCTCTTCATGTTCGCGCGCTTCCCCGTGCCGCAGCTCCACTTCTGGACCGACAGCTTCACGACGACCTTCAACATCTACTCGCAAGTCGGCCTCGTGACGCTTGTCGGGCTGATTTCCAAAAACGGCATCCTCATCGTGGAGTTTGCCAACAAGCTCCAGGAGCAGGGCCTCTCCAAACTCGAAGCGCTCCACCAAGCCTCGCTCACGCGCCTGCGCCCGGTGCTGATGACCTCCGCCGCGACCATCGCCGGACACTTTCCGCTCACGCTCGTCAGCGGCGCGGGCGCGGCGGCGCGCAACTCCATCGGCCTTGTGCTGGTCGGCGGCATGACCATCGGCACGATGCTCACGCTCTTCGTCGTGCCCTGCCTCTACATGCTCTTCGCCAAGGATCATTCCAAGGACCGCGTCATCGAGGCCGAAACCGCCGCGATCCCCGCCGCCGCTGAATGA
- a CDS encoding TolC family protein has translation MHLVRSIRRLLALPFLICASLALSAAPAPAAEPPPAIPEQLDLETALRFALEHNFQILQARERIREQEGLIVEIKAQVLPQAVVGAGYGITDKTLTVDSGSAPGSPKDKHNWQVELTVSQLLYSGGGVSAALSAQKSSRESSLLGLESVINDALLEVRTRFYDVLLAREQIKVQEQNIQLLEEERTIAKNRFEAGASSSFEVLRAEVAIANAQPDLIRARNGYRTAIDHLRQSLGYANPGVTDPGRTPEFVGDLAAISRVTYELQAALDAARSNRPELKQLLVLEEAYEAGVKAARAGYQPEVSLVGGYTYRKDNRSRPNGFGDSLDGWNIGVQANWPVFDGRATAGRVAQARSQYAQARLRTADTTLAVEVEVRQAYSSLQEAAELVDAARKVIEQAEEALRLADSRYAAGTATQLDVLTSRLSLTESRLNQLHANYSYNVAVAALRKATGQADPFLLKP, from the coding sequence ATGCACCTCGTCCGTTCCATCCGCCGCCTTCTCGCACTCCCGTTTCTGATCTGCGCGTCCCTCGCGCTTTCCGCCGCCCCCGCGCCGGCGGCCGAGCCGCCGCCCGCCATCCCCGAGCAGCTCGATCTCGAAACCGCCCTCCGGTTCGCGCTCGAGCACAACTTCCAGATTCTCCAGGCCCGCGAGCGCATCCGCGAGCAGGAAGGGCTCATCGTCGAGATCAAGGCCCAGGTGCTGCCGCAGGCCGTCGTCGGCGCCGGCTACGGCATCACCGACAAAACCCTCACCGTTGACAGCGGCTCCGCGCCCGGCTCGCCGAAGGACAAGCACAACTGGCAGGTCGAGCTCACCGTCTCGCAACTCCTTTATTCCGGCGGCGGCGTCAGCGCCGCGTTGAGCGCGCAGAAATCCTCGCGCGAGTCCTCCCTCCTCGGCCTGGAGTCCGTCATCAACGACGCGCTGCTCGAAGTCCGCACCCGCTTCTACGACGTGCTGCTCGCCCGCGAGCAAATCAAGGTGCAGGAGCAAAACATCCAGCTCCTCGAGGAGGAGCGCACCATCGCGAAAAACCGCTTCGAGGCCGGCGCGTCCTCCAGCTTCGAGGTCCTCCGCGCCGAGGTCGCCATCGCCAACGCCCAGCCCGACCTCATCCGCGCGCGCAACGGCTACCGCACCGCCATCGACCACCTGCGCCAGTCCCTCGGCTATGCCAATCCCGGCGTGACCGACCCGGGCCGCACGCCCGAGTTCGTCGGCGACCTTGCCGCCATCAGCCGCGTCACCTATGAACTGCAAGCCGCGCTCGACGCCGCGCGCAGCAATCGTCCCGAGCTCAAGCAACTCCTCGTCCTCGAGGAAGCCTACGAGGCGGGCGTGAAGGCCGCCAGGGCCGGCTACCAACCCGAAGTCTCGCTCGTCGGCGGCTACACTTACCGCAAGGACAACAGGTCGAGGCCGAACGGCTTTGGCGACTCGCTCGACGGCTGGAACATCGGCGTGCAGGCGAACTGGCCGGTCTTCGACGGGCGCGCCACCGCCGGCCGCGTGGCCCAGGCCCGCTCCCAATACGCGCAGGCCAGGCTCCGCACCGCCGACACCACCCTCGCCGTCGAGGTCGAGGTGCGCCAGGCCTATTCCTCGTTGCAGGAGGCCGCCGAGCTGGTTGACGCCGCCCGGAAGGTGATCGAGCAGGCCGAGGAGGCCCTGCGCCTGGCCGATTCGCGTTATGCAGCGGGCACCGCCACGCAACTCGACGTGCTGACCTCGCGCCTGTCGCTGACCGAATCGCGCCTGAACCAGCTTCACGCGAACTACAGCTACAACGTGGCCGTCGCCGCCCTGCGCAAAGCCACCGGCCAGGCCGATCCGTTCCTGCTCAAACCGTAG
- a CDS encoding family 43 glycosylhydrolase, with translation MRFHFLVIAAFLSTAVHAAADSPAPQAVVFVGGASRDDATATAGEFAAAFEQLAGGGILVLRGPVRINGNFSVPAHDAPVTVTSVHAGRDYRSENGAKLILGSAFELNGPVTFASVVITPGDKAGRIYCNGRKVVFGADISCEPPPGGRFPAIVAAAREADGPAGSDVTIASGQWDTVAGGASHDAAPTSGMLRMTINGGRFYGAVCAVGTGRHTGGAELTLNGGLFHGGVAGLGVHAGASVRGDIRVTVNGGTYYNTIAASRHAGAEFAGSYTLALNGGVFTSVTSVTGARGLRGGAASALVAAPALLDAENTGELTFTNPLIPGADPWVCFHDGFYYSTATGGTQLNGRKVANLPDLPYAEPVVIWRPPPGRDYSRNLWSPKFYQFTEAEVGAENAGWYLYLSANDGSGRPSQGQRMFVLRSLSGGPLGPYGAATGDREPNGATRVSAAAKDSSFNKVWCGGAKVLRHGGKLYCIWVSEVGDAFSKKTGDRYQIICIDRMVNPWTVEGRPAIINRPTLAWEKHGAGPGKAGMYPEVVEGGTPVHAADGSLYLLYAGSGYWTPYYAIGVMKLTGDDPMNPAHWQKATQPIFKASDEVVGTGNACYVPSPTGKLNWAIYHAYVGKKTRGVPRQLFAEPYVATHERVTIGRGSPLPLGTPLKIEANPMPLRKKISDFTDAPLPPGASATTATASTPTNRASTLMSP, from the coding sequence ATGAGATTCCACTTCCTCGTCATCGCCGCGTTTCTCTCCACCGCCGTGCATGCGGCGGCGGATTCACCGGCGCCGCAAGCCGTTGTCTTCGTTGGTGGCGCGTCGCGTGACGACGCGACCGCGACCGCCGGGGAGTTCGCGGCGGCCTTCGAGCAACTCGCCGGCGGCGGCATCCTCGTCCTGCGCGGTCCTGTGCGCATAAATGGAAACTTTTCCGTTCCCGCGCACGACGCGCCCGTCACCGTGACGAGCGTTCACGCCGGGCGCGACTACCGGAGCGAGAACGGGGCGAAACTCATTCTCGGCAGCGCGTTCGAACTCAACGGCCCGGTGACGTTCGCCAGCGTCGTCATCACCCCGGGTGACAAGGCCGGCCGCATCTATTGCAATGGCCGCAAGGTCGTGTTCGGCGCGGACATTTCCTGCGAACCGCCGCCGGGAGGCAGGTTTCCCGCCATCGTCGCCGCGGCGCGCGAGGCGGACGGTCCCGCGGGCTCGGATGTCACGATTGCCAGCGGCCAGTGGGACACCGTGGCTGGCGGCGCATCCCACGATGCCGCGCCGACGTCCGGCATGTTGCGCATGACAATTAATGGCGGCCGGTTTTATGGCGCGGTGTGCGCCGTCGGCACGGGCCGGCACACGGGCGGCGCGGAGTTGACACTCAATGGTGGCCTCTTCCACGGCGGCGTCGCCGGGCTCGGCGTTCACGCGGGCGCGTCCGTGCGCGGCGACATCCGCGTCACGGTCAACGGCGGCACGTATTACAACACCATCGCCGCCTCGCGCCACGCGGGCGCGGAATTCGCCGGCTCCTACACGCTCGCGCTCAACGGCGGCGTTTTCACCAGCGTTACCAGCGTCACCGGCGCGCGCGGCCTGCGCGGCGGCGCGGCCTCCGCCCTGGTCGCCGCGCCCGCGTTGCTCGACGCGGAAAATACCGGCGAGCTCACTTTCACCAACCCGCTCATCCCCGGCGCCGACCCATGGGTGTGTTTCCACGACGGCTTTTATTACAGCACGGCCACGGGCGGCACGCAGCTGAACGGGCGCAAGGTGGCGAACCTTCCCGACCTGCCGTACGCCGAGCCGGTCGTGATTTGGCGTCCGCCGCCGGGCCGCGACTACTCGCGCAACCTCTGGTCGCCGAAATTCTACCAGTTCACCGAGGCCGAGGTCGGCGCGGAAAACGCCGGCTGGTATCTCTATCTCTCCGCCAACGACGGCAGCGGCCGCCCCTCGCAGGGACAGCGGATGTTCGTGCTTCGCTCGCTCTCCGGCGGCCCGCTCGGCCCCTACGGCGCGGCGACCGGCGACCGCGAGCCGAACGGCGCGACGCGGGTGTCCGCCGCCGCGAAAGACAGCTCCTTCAACAAGGTGTGGTGCGGCGGCGCCAAGGTGCTCAGGCACGGCGGCAAACTCTACTGCATTTGGGTGAGCGAGGTCGGGGATGCGTTTTCCAAAAAAACCGGCGACCGCTACCAAATCATCTGCATTGACCGCATGGTCAACCCGTGGACCGTCGAGGGCAGGCCCGCCATCATCAACCGCCCGACGCTCGCGTGGGAGAAGCATGGCGCCGGTCCCGGCAAGGCGGGGATGTATCCCGAAGTCGTCGAGGGCGGCACGCCGGTCCACGCCGCCGATGGCTCCCTCTACCTGCTCTACGCGGGCAGCGGCTACTGGACGCCGTATTACGCGATCGGAGTGATGAAACTGACCGGCGACGACCCGATGAACCCGGCCCATTGGCAAAAGGCGACCCAGCCCATCTTCAAGGCGTCGGACGAGGTCGTTGGCACGGGCAACGCCTGCTACGTGCCCTCGCCCACCGGCAAACTAAACTGGGCGATCTATCACGCCTACGTTGGAAAAAAGACGCGCGGCGTCCCGCGGCAACTGTTCGCCGAGCCCTATGTCGCGACTCACGAGCGCGTCACCATCGGGCGCGGCAGCCCGTTGCCGCTCGGCACGCCGTTGAAAATCGAGGCCAACCCGATGCCCCTGCGCAAAAAAATCAGCGACTTCACCGACGCGCCCCTGCCGCCCGGCGCGTCCGCTACCACCGCGACGGCTTCGACCCCGACAAACAGAGCCTCAACATTGATGTCCCCGTGA